One window of Streptomyces sp. NBC_00273 genomic DNA carries:
- a CDS encoding aldo/keto reductase: MNQVPAIKLNNGTLMPQLGYGVWQVPDAEAERAVGTALEVGYRSIDTAAIYRNEKGTGKAVAASGLPREELFVTTKLWNGPKQTWGRDQVLRAFDDSLAKLRLDHVDLYLIHWPRPMRDDFVAIWKTFEEIAASGRAKAVGVSNFRPADLERLAAESELVPAVNQVELHPLFPQAELRAEHAGRGIATEAWSPLGQGKELLTLPAVAAIAAAYGRSAAQVVLRWHLQHGNIVIPKSVTPARIRENLDVFGFELAAADMAALDALGAGAAGRRIGPDPAEFDV; encoded by the coding sequence GTGAACCAGGTCCCCGCCATCAAGCTCAACAACGGCACGCTCATGCCCCAGCTCGGCTACGGCGTCTGGCAGGTGCCGGACGCGGAGGCGGAGCGCGCCGTCGGGACCGCCCTGGAGGTCGGTTACCGCAGCATCGACACGGCCGCCATCTACCGCAACGAGAAGGGCACGGGCAAGGCCGTCGCCGCTTCCGGGCTGCCGCGCGAGGAGCTGTTCGTCACCACCAAGCTGTGGAACGGCCCGAAGCAGACGTGGGGCCGGGACCAGGTGCTGCGCGCCTTCGACGACTCCCTCGCCAAGCTGCGCCTGGACCACGTCGACCTGTACCTGATCCACTGGCCGCGCCCGATGCGCGACGACTTCGTCGCCATCTGGAAGACCTTCGAGGAGATCGCGGCGAGCGGCCGCGCCAAGGCGGTCGGCGTGTCGAACTTCCGCCCGGCCGACCTTGAGCGGCTCGCCGCCGAGAGCGAGTTGGTCCCGGCCGTGAACCAGGTCGAGCTGCACCCGCTCTTCCCGCAGGCCGAGCTGCGCGCCGAGCACGCCGGCCGCGGAATCGCCACCGAGGCCTGGTCCCCGCTGGGCCAGGGCAAGGAGCTGCTGACGCTCCCGGCCGTGGCCGCGATCGCCGCCGCGTACGGCCGCAGCGCCGCGCAGGTGGTGCTGCGCTGGCACCTGCAGCACGGGAACATCGTGATCCCGAAGTCGGTGACCCCCGCGCGCATCCGGGAGAACCTGGACGTGTTCGGCTTCGAGCTGGCGGCCGCCGACATGGCGGCGCTGGACGCCCTGGGCGCGGGCGCGGCGGGCCGGCGGATCGGGCCGGACCCGGCCGAGTTCGACGTGTGA
- a CDS encoding PIN domain-containing protein — MAFVAIYDANVLYPSVLRDVLIRVGAAGLVQAKWTDAILDETFRSLEANRPDLSPERLSRTRSAMKGAIRDCMVIGYEPLIDAIELPDPDDRHVLAAAIRAKAQAIVTFNLKDFPQEALAPWDVEAIHPDAFLEAQIDLNPQIIYAVLQQISDGCKKPPLAVADLIESLERTGLVSSVAALRALN, encoded by the coding sequence ATGGCATTCGTCGCCATTTATGACGCCAATGTGCTCTATCCGAGCGTCCTGCGTGACGTGCTCATCCGGGTTGGCGCTGCAGGCCTGGTGCAAGCTAAGTGGACGGACGCGATCCTTGACGAGACGTTCCGGAGTCTCGAGGCTAACCGGCCCGACCTGAGCCCAGAGCGTTTGAGTCGCACGCGCAGTGCCATGAAGGGGGCGATTCGAGACTGTATGGTCATCGGATACGAGCCCCTTATTGATGCAATAGAACTGCCGGACCCTGACGATCGCCACGTCCTGGCGGCGGCGATACGCGCGAAAGCGCAGGCGATCGTCACTTTCAACCTGAAGGATTTTCCGCAAGAGGCTCTGGCTCCATGGGATGTAGAAGCGATCCATCCTGATGCATTCTTGGAGGCGCAGATCGACCTGAATCCGCAGATTATATATGCGGTTCTTCAGCAAATTTCCGATGGGTGCAAGAAACCGCCTCTGGCTGTTGCGGATCTGATCGAAAGTCTCGAACGAACCGGCCTTGTCTCTTCGGTAGCCGCCCTGCGGGCCTTGAATTAG
- a CDS encoding ABC transporter ATP-binding protein translates to MSGSGYVLEARGVGVRFGGVRALTGVDLGVRAGEVCGLIGPNGAGKTTLFDVLSGIRRPDHGRLLLDGADVTRRSPVWRARHGIRRTFQRQQLFGQLSVADNMLVAQEWRGGGGGPAADLLALPARRARERERRARGERVLADCGIGALGASYAGGLPVGQARMVELARAVADPPRVLLLDEPASGMSAPERGRLAEVVRVLAEREGCAVLLVEHNVAFVMELCARVVVLDLGTVLAEGTAAEVRANPLVREAYLGTA, encoded by the coding sequence ATGAGCGGGAGCGGGTACGTACTGGAGGCCCGCGGGGTCGGTGTGCGCTTCGGCGGCGTCCGGGCGCTGACCGGGGTGGATCTCGGGGTGCGCGCGGGCGAGGTGTGCGGGCTGATCGGGCCGAACGGCGCCGGGAAGACCACGCTGTTCGACGTGCTGTCCGGGATCCGCCGCCCCGACCACGGGCGGCTGCTGCTGGACGGGGCGGACGTCACCCGCCGCTCCCCCGTCTGGCGGGCCCGGCACGGGATACGCCGGACGTTCCAGCGGCAGCAGTTGTTCGGCCAGCTGAGCGTGGCCGACAACATGCTGGTGGCGCAGGAGTGGCGGGGCGGCGGGGGCGGGCCGGCCGCCGATCTCCTGGCCCTGCCGGCCCGGCGGGCCCGGGAGCGCGAGCGCCGGGCCCGCGGCGAGCGGGTGCTGGCCGACTGCGGGATCGGCGCGCTCGGGGCCTCGTACGCCGGCGGGCTGCCCGTCGGGCAGGCCCGGATGGTGGAGCTGGCCCGTGCGGTGGCCGATCCGCCCCGGGTGCTGCTGCTGGACGAGCCGGCGTCGGGCATGTCCGCGCCCGAGCGCGGCCGGCTCGCGGAGGTCGTGCGGGTGCTGGCGGAGCGGGAGGGCTGCGCGGTGCTGCTGGTCGAGCACAACGTGGCCTTCGTGATGGAGCTGTGCGCGCGGGTCGTCGTACTGGATCTCGGGACGGTGCTGGCCGAGGGCACTGCGGCCGAGGTCCGGGCGAACCCGCTGGTGCGGGAGGCGTACCTCGGGACCGCGTGA
- a CDS encoding ABC transporter permease subunit: MGDLLVFALSGLVSGALYALLATGLVLSYSASGLFNFAHGATAYLCALTFYELHSGLGWPAVPAALLVVFVLAPGLGWGLDRLMFRRLARVGETAQIVATIGLLVALPAAGLWLVELLAEAGAPVKPAENQFGLPGVGPSPARSWQLADGVGIDSDQLITWVVTALVAVALWVLMRHTRLGLQLRAAVDNRSLTELRGISADRLSSVAWMIASGLAGLAGVLATPLLGLSAHDFTLFLFVSATAAVIGRFASVPLAFAGGLGLGVLQNLVAGYASFAESVTGFRTAVPFLILFGGLLVLTRTARTAGVAAVDEPPVDHLAGASWGRRWGVWAAGAAALCVALYTVTTPFWSGLLAQGLAIALVFMSFTVVTGLGAMVSLAQGTFVTGAALVAGLLMSRGWPFVAALAVGTCAAALLGALVALPALRLGGRSLALATLALAFLADQVLFQLRWLRNGDAGWSIPRPVFGPVDLSDDRALGVALVVLVALVAAGLTALRHSPSGRAMLAVRSAPAAAVASGVSVLRTKLLLFTLSAGLAGFGGVLYASYNTRITATDFTAMTGLVWLAVVVAAGVRRPQYAVVAGLVFAVAPRVLADHVTASAHLPVILFGLAGLALANDPDGYCAAVPVRLARRRAATSRGSAPDPSGAPPPDPRASNSPSYRREGPPGEAESALRANQPGLAGLSPESPAGPALELRGVTAGYDGGLVLHGVDLTVRAGEILAVLGPNGAGKSTACRVAAGLLPVGAGAVYVGGRDATRDGAVRRSRAGVLLAPEGRGIFPALTIEENLALYLEDADARAAVYARFPRLAERRAIPAGALSGGEQQMLALAPLLQRPPAVLIADEPLLGLAPRVVEEVYALLTELRDAGTALLLVEEKAAEILGIADTVAYLSQGRVSWCGPRAEVEADRLTEAYLGMAT; the protein is encoded by the coding sequence ATGGGGGATCTGCTCGTCTTCGCACTGAGCGGTCTGGTCTCCGGCGCCCTGTACGCACTGCTCGCCACCGGGCTGGTGCTGTCGTACTCGGCGTCCGGACTGTTCAACTTCGCGCACGGGGCCACCGCCTACCTGTGCGCGCTCACCTTCTACGAGCTGCACTCGGGGCTGGGCTGGCCCGCCGTCCCGGCCGCCCTCCTGGTGGTCTTCGTCCTGGCCCCCGGTCTCGGCTGGGGGCTGGACCGGCTGATGTTCCGGCGGCTCGCCCGGGTCGGCGAGACCGCGCAGATCGTGGCCACCATCGGGCTGCTGGTGGCGCTGCCGGCCGCCGGGCTGTGGCTGGTGGAACTGCTGGCGGAGGCGGGCGCGCCGGTGAAGCCGGCGGAGAACCAGTTCGGGCTGCCGGGAGTGGGGCCCAGCCCCGCGCGGTCCTGGCAGCTCGCGGACGGCGTCGGCATCGACTCCGACCAGCTGATCACCTGGGTGGTGACGGCACTGGTGGCGGTGGCCCTGTGGGTGCTGATGCGGCACACGCGGCTGGGGCTGCAGCTGCGGGCAGCCGTCGACAACCGCTCGCTGACCGAACTGCGCGGCATCAGCGCCGACCGGCTGTCGTCGGTGGCCTGGATGATCGCGTCGGGCCTGGCGGGCCTCGCAGGTGTGCTGGCGACCCCGCTGCTCGGTCTGTCGGCGCACGACTTCACCCTCTTCCTGTTCGTGTCGGCCACGGCGGCGGTCATCGGACGGTTCGCTTCCGTGCCGCTCGCCTTCGCGGGCGGACTCGGGCTGGGGGTGCTGCAGAACCTGGTGGCGGGGTACGCGTCCTTCGCCGAGTCCGTCACCGGCTTCCGGACGGCCGTGCCCTTCCTGATCCTGTTCGGCGGGCTGCTGGTACTGACCCGTACGGCGCGGACGGCGGGGGTCGCGGCCGTGGACGAGCCGCCGGTCGACCATCTGGCCGGGGCCTCGTGGGGGCGACGGTGGGGGGTGTGGGCAGCGGGTGCGGCAGCGCTGTGCGTGGCGCTCTACACCGTGACCACCCCCTTCTGGAGCGGACTGCTGGCGCAGGGGCTGGCCATCGCGCTCGTGTTCATGTCCTTCACGGTGGTGACCGGGCTCGGGGCGATGGTGTCGCTGGCGCAGGGCACCTTCGTGACCGGCGCCGCGCTCGTGGCCGGGCTGCTCATGAGCCGGGGCTGGCCCTTCGTGGCCGCCCTGGCGGTGGGCACGTGCGCGGCGGCCCTACTGGGGGCGCTCGTCGCACTGCCGGCGCTGCGGCTGGGGGGCAGGTCCCTGGCCCTGGCCACGCTGGCGCTGGCCTTCCTGGCCGATCAGGTGCTGTTCCAGCTGCGCTGGCTGCGCAACGGCGATGCGGGATGGTCGATCCCGCGGCCGGTGTTCGGACCGGTGGACCTCTCCGACGACCGGGCGCTGGGGGTGGCCCTGGTGGTCCTGGTCGCGCTGGTGGCGGCCGGGCTGACCGCGCTGCGCCACTCCCCGTCGGGGCGGGCGATGCTGGCGGTCCGGTCGGCCCCGGCGGCGGCCGTCGCCTCGGGGGTCTCCGTACTGCGCACGAAACTGCTGCTGTTCACGCTGTCGGCGGGGCTGGCCGGGTTCGGGGGCGTGCTGTACGCGTCGTACAACACCCGGATCACGGCGACGGACTTCACGGCGATGACCGGGCTGGTGTGGCTGGCGGTGGTCGTGGCGGCGGGCGTGCGCCGGCCGCAGTACGCGGTGGTGGCCGGGCTGGTGTTCGCCGTCGCCCCGCGGGTGCTGGCGGACCACGTGACGGCGTCGGCGCACCTGCCGGTGATCCTGTTCGGGCTGGCGGGGTTGGCCCTGGCCAATGATCCGGACGGGTACTGCGCGGCGGTGCCGGTGCGGCTGGCGCGGCGGCGCGCCGCCACTTCCCGGGGCTCCGCCCCGGACCCCTCGGGGGCTCCGCCCCCGGACCCCCGCGCCTCGAACTCCCCCAGCTACCGCCGGGAGGGGCCCCCTGGCGAGGCTGAATCTGCCCTGCGGGCAAACCAGCCCGGCCTCGCGGGGCTGAGCCCCGAAAGTCCCGCAGGGCCTGCCCTGGAGCTGCGCGGCGTCACGGCCGGGTACGACGGGGGGCTCGTGCTGCACGGGGTCGATCTCACCGTCCGCGCGGGCGAGATCCTCGCCGTGCTCGGACCGAACGGGGCCGGGAAGAGCACCGCCTGCCGGGTCGCCGCCGGGCTGCTGCCGGTCGGGGCCGGGGCGGTGTACGTGGGCGGGCGGGACGCGACCCGGGACGGGGCCGTGCGCCGGTCGCGGGCCGGGGTGCTGCTCGCCCCCGAAGGACGCGGGATCTTCCCCGCGCTCACCATCGAGGAGAACCTGGCCCTGTACCTGGAAGACGCCGACGCCCGGGCCGCCGTCTACGCCCGCTTCCCGCGGCTCGCCGAGCGGCGCGCGATCCCCGCCGGAGCGCTCTCGGGCGGGGAGCAGCAAATGCTGGCCCTGGCTCCGCTGCTCCAGCGGCCGCCCGCGGTCCTGATCGCCGACGAACCTTTGCTCGGGCTCGCCCCGCGCGTGGTGGAGGAGGTGTACGCGCTGCTCACCGAGCTCCGCGACGCGGGGACGGCGCTGCTCCTGGTGGAGGAGAAGGCGGCCGAGATCCTCGGGATCGCCGACACCGTGGCCTACCTCTCCCAGGGGCGGGTCTCCTGGTGCGGCCCCCGGGCCGAGGTGGAGGCGGACCGGCTCACCGAGGCCTACCTGGGGATGGCGACATGA
- a CDS encoding helix-turn-helix domain-containing protein, which translates to MTKTDIRPVTIPPEQTASTNRALQRVRSYLEAHKDRREITVTVEDGEPEQLTLPREAVELLAGLLAHLGAGRGVSVVPADAELTTQQAADMLNVSRPFLVGLLNAGEIEYRNVGTHRRIKASSLVEYKQQDDRRRRAAADELTELGQEMGLM; encoded by the coding sequence ATGACCAAGACAGACATCAGGCCAGTGACGATCCCCCCCGAGCAAACTGCGTCCACGAACCGAGCGCTGCAGCGGGTTCGCAGCTACCTGGAAGCGCACAAGGACCGTCGCGAGATCACAGTCACCGTCGAGGACGGCGAACCCGAGCAGCTGACCCTTCCTCGCGAGGCGGTCGAGCTCTTGGCCGGCCTTCTTGCGCACCTGGGGGCTGGCCGCGGTGTCTCTGTTGTGCCAGCGGATGCTGAGCTAACCACCCAGCAGGCCGCGGACATGCTCAACGTTTCCCGACCCTTCCTTGTCGGACTACTGAACGCCGGCGAGATCGAGTATCGGAACGTCGGGACTCACCGCAGGATCAAAGCGTCATCGCTCGTGGAGTACAAGCAGCAGGATGACCGCAGGCGCCGCGCTGCCGCCGATGAGCTTACGGAGCTCGGCCAGGAGATGGGATTGATGTAG
- a CDS encoding 4a-hydroxytetrahydrobiopterin dehydratase has product MPSEPLSQKEIEDRLRELPGWAFEDDRIFRTYRLGTHFAASALVVHIATVQDELNHHSDLTLGYNTVRLSVNSHDAGGVVTESDFALAERVEALAPAHGAS; this is encoded by the coding sequence ATGCCGAGTGAGCCGTTGTCACAGAAGGAGATCGAGGACCGGTTGCGGGAGCTCCCCGGCTGGGCCTTCGAGGACGACCGGATCTTCCGCACCTACCGGCTGGGCACGCATTTCGCCGCGAGCGCCCTCGTCGTCCATATCGCCACCGTCCAGGATGAGTTGAACCACCACTCCGACCTGACCCTCGGCTACAACACGGTCCGGCTCTCCGTGAACAGCCACGATGCCGGTGGTGTGGTGACGGAGTCCGACTTCGCCCTCGCCGAACGCGTCGAGGCCCTCGCCCCGGCCCACGGCGCGAGCTGA
- a CDS encoding helix-turn-helix domain-containing protein: MTTTSVGTLLRAWRERRGISQLELAGRADSSSRHISFIETGRSRPSEEMVLRLAGHLDVPMRERNSLLLAAGYAPRYAHTALDDPAMETLREGIARLLAGYEPYPALVVNAVYDVVAANRGIAMLLDGLPEHLLTPPLNAMRITLHPEGLAPRIHNLKEWRGHLLAQMERQIALARSEPLRALYEEVSAYPVAERPGGDGAPEESTPYIALPLVIEHDGHLLSFVSSIATFNTPMDVTVAELAIETMLPADPATVKYLRSLGG; encoded by the coding sequence ATGACGACGACGAGTGTGGGCACCCTGCTGCGCGCCTGGCGGGAGCGGCGCGGCATCAGCCAGCTGGAGCTGGCGGGCCGCGCCGACTCCTCGTCCCGGCACATCAGCTTCATCGAAACGGGCCGGTCCCGGCCGAGCGAGGAGATGGTGCTGCGGCTCGCCGGCCATCTCGACGTACCGATGCGGGAGCGCAACTCCCTGCTGCTCGCGGCGGGTTACGCCCCGCGCTATGCGCACACCGCGCTGGACGACCCGGCGATGGAGACGCTGCGCGAGGGCATCGCCCGCCTGCTGGCCGGGTACGAGCCCTACCCGGCCCTGGTCGTGAACGCCGTGTACGACGTCGTCGCCGCCAACCGGGGCATCGCGATGCTGCTGGACGGGCTACCGGAGCACCTGCTGACCCCGCCGCTGAACGCCATGCGGATCACCTTGCACCCCGAGGGCCTGGCCCCGCGGATCCACAACCTCAAGGAGTGGCGCGGGCACCTGCTGGCGCAGATGGAGCGGCAGATCGCACTGGCCCGCTCCGAGCCGCTGCGCGCCCTGTACGAGGAGGTGTCGGCCTATCCGGTCGCCGAGCGCCCGGGCGGCGACGGCGCTCCGGAGGAGTCCACCCCGTACATCGCGCTGCCGCTGGTCATCGAGCACGACGGGCACCTGTTGTCGTTCGTGTCGTCCATCGCGACCTTCAATACGCCGATGGACGTGACCGTCGCCGAGCTGGCCATCGAGACGATGCTCCCGGCCGACCCGGCGACGGTGAAGTACCTGCGCTCACTGGGAGGCTGA
- a CDS encoding tyrosine-type recombinase/integrase: MVFPDDHGKQRTSTNVLRNFRSLLREAGVKSPEKWTVRMLRTSCVSLLSAHGIPIEVIALVVGHSGTHTTERVYRKQLQPVIRDGAQAMDEIFGSGRGAALSGGPEG; encoded by the coding sequence TTGGTTTTTCCCGACGACCACGGGAAGCAGCGAACGTCGACCAACGTATTACGCAACTTCCGTTCGTTGCTACGCGAGGCCGGCGTGAAGAGTCCCGAGAAGTGGACAGTCCGGATGCTCCGCACGAGCTGTGTATCGCTGCTGTCCGCTCACGGCATTCCCATCGAGGTGATCGCCCTCGTCGTCGGACACAGCGGAACGCACACGACGGAACGGGTGTACCGCAAGCAGCTTCAGCCCGTCATCAGAGATGGCGCGCAGGCCATGGACGAGATCTTCGGATCTGGGAGAGGAGCGGCGCTATCCGGTGGCCCCGAGGGCTGA
- a CDS encoding hydroxysqualene dehydroxylase: protein MAGTGSSRRTFIAGAGAAAAAGAVPAGAGATPAAAAGTGPAPAGRRVAVLGGGVAGLTAAHELAERGYAVTVYERRALGGKARSMDVPGSARGGRRPLPAEHGFRFIPGIYHNLPDTMRRIPFPGNAAGVWDNLVAPREMMFARAAGREDLRGPIPWPGHSPAELTPEEIRRALAGILQTLVRLPPHETAYFVDRVLVFLTSCDERREEVWERTPWWDFVRAERMSNEYRRILAVGITRNIVATKAEEASTRTVGTLGEAFVLNLLGRGADGPPDRILNLPTNEAWIDPWEAHLRSLGVEFRIGWTVREVRYAGGRVSGVAVEGPDGAGRTVTADHYVSALPVEHARRTWSAALRAADPMLGRCDALETDWMTGIQFYLTERAELVHGHLNCIDSPWSLTAIQQAEHWPSRDFPADYGDGTAVDCLSVDISEWDKPGILYGKTAKQCTREEVAREVWAQLKASLNDTGRTLLTDSTLHSWFLDPGVDGLGTPHPTNQDELLIHPVGTLHNRPSAGTRIPNFFLSGDYVAVDIDLATMEGANASARAAVNSLLDHDGSDAPRCTVHPMYRAPELEPAKRHDRWRYRLGLRNVFDLG from the coding sequence ATGGCGGGCACAGGAAGTTCCAGGCGTACGTTCATCGCGGGCGCGGGCGCGGCGGCCGCCGCCGGGGCGGTCCCGGCCGGGGCCGGGGCGACTCCAGCGGCAGCCGCCGGGACCGGACCGGCTCCCGCCGGACGGCGCGTCGCGGTGCTCGGCGGCGGGGTGGCGGGCCTGACGGCGGCGCACGAACTCGCCGAGCGCGGATACGCCGTGACCGTGTACGAGCGCCGGGCCCTCGGCGGCAAGGCGCGCAGCATGGACGTACCCGGAAGCGCCCGCGGCGGGCGCCGGCCACTGCCCGCCGAGCACGGCTTCCGCTTCATCCCCGGCATTTACCACAACCTGCCCGACACCATGCGGCGCATCCCGTTCCCCGGGAACGCGGCCGGGGTGTGGGACAACCTCGTCGCCCCGCGCGAGATGATGTTCGCCCGGGCGGCCGGGCGCGAGGACCTGCGCGGACCGATCCCGTGGCCCGGTCACTCCCCCGCCGAGCTGACGCCCGAGGAGATCCGGCGCGCCCTCGCCGGCATCCTGCAGACGCTCGTCCGGCTCCCGCCGCACGAGACGGCGTACTTCGTCGACCGCGTGCTGGTCTTCCTGACCAGCTGCGACGAGCGGCGCGAGGAGGTCTGGGAGCGGACGCCCTGGTGGGACTTCGTGCGCGCGGAGCGGATGTCGAACGAGTACCGGCGCATCCTCGCCGTCGGCATCACCCGCAACATCGTGGCGACCAAGGCCGAGGAGGCCTCCACCCGTACGGTCGGCACCCTCGGCGAGGCCTTCGTCCTCAACCTGCTGGGGCGCGGGGCGGACGGCCCGCCCGACCGGATCCTCAACCTGCCGACCAACGAGGCCTGGATCGACCCCTGGGAGGCCCATCTGCGCTCCCTCGGCGTGGAGTTCAGGATCGGCTGGACCGTGCGGGAGGTGCGGTACGCGGGCGGTCGGGTGAGCGGGGTCGCCGTCGAGGGCCCGGACGGCGCCGGGCGGACCGTCACCGCCGACCACTACGTGAGCGCGCTGCCCGTCGAGCACGCCCGCCGCACCTGGAGCGCGGCGCTACGGGCCGCCGATCCGATGCTGGGGCGCTGCGACGCGCTGGAGACGGACTGGATGACCGGCATCCAGTTCTATCTGACCGAACGGGCCGAGCTGGTGCACGGCCACCTCAACTGCATCGACTCCCCCTGGTCGTTGACGGCGATCCAGCAGGCCGAGCACTGGCCGTCCCGAGACTTCCCGGCCGACTACGGCGACGGGACGGCGGTCGACTGCCTGTCGGTGGACATCTCCGAGTGGGACAAACCGGGGATCCTGTACGGAAAGACGGCCAAGCAGTGCACGCGCGAGGAGGTGGCGCGCGAGGTGTGGGCCCAGCTGAAGGCCTCCCTCAACGACACCGGGCGGACCCTGCTGACCGACTCCACGCTGCACTCGTGGTTCCTGGACCCGGGCGTGGACGGGCTCGGCACCCCGCACCCCACCAACCAGGACGAGCTGTTGATCCACCCGGTCGGCACCCTGCACAACCGACCGAGCGCGGGCACCCGCATCCCGAACTTCTTCCTCAGCGGGGACTACGTCGCCGTCGACATCGACCTCGCGACGATGGAAGGGGCCAACGCCTCGGCGCGCGCGGCCGTCAACTCCCTGCTGGACCACGACGGTTCCGACGCCCCGCGGTGCACCGTCCATCCGATGTACCGGGCGCCGGAACTGGAGCCCGCCAAACGGCACGACCGGTGGCGCTACCGTCTCGGCCTGCGGAACGTCTTCGACCTGGGCTGA
- a CDS encoding toxin-antitoxin system, toxin component, which translates to MRTTRAMRELASDLLEGARLTPPADAGEIIGALCTAYAERRGGERKVDVHFTSFPPDTASGLWLELDDVDLIIVEQHTRPEHQLVIACHELWHLDEGTSDSVGPGMLVAARLAGHPGRLADLLASASGLEAVVRQAAARADQGDPDEVRAETFGLHLGNALRSYLPSPREQQLPEAIERIKSSLGWGSPVPRRDPQPPVAASLTPMPSARP; encoded by the coding sequence ATGAGGACCACCCGGGCCATGCGCGAACTGGCCTCCGATCTACTGGAGGGCGCACGCCTGACGCCGCCGGCCGATGCCGGGGAGATCATCGGGGCGCTGTGCACCGCCTACGCGGAGCGGCGCGGCGGAGAGCGGAAGGTCGATGTTCATTTCACCTCCTTCCCGCCCGACACCGCGAGCGGGCTGTGGCTCGAGCTGGACGACGTCGACCTGATCATCGTCGAGCAGCACACCCGGCCCGAACACCAGCTCGTCATCGCGTGCCACGAACTGTGGCACCTGGACGAGGGAACCAGCGACAGCGTCGGTCCGGGCATGCTGGTGGCCGCCCGGCTGGCGGGACACCCGGGCCGCCTCGCCGACCTACTGGCCTCCGCGTCCGGGCTGGAGGCAGTGGTCCGGCAGGCCGCCGCCCGCGCCGACCAGGGGGATCCGGACGAGGTCCGGGCCGAAACCTTCGGCCTGCACCTCGGCAACGCCCTGCGCTCCTACCTGCCGTCGCCCCGGGAGCAGCAGCTCCCCGAAGCCATCGAGCGCATCAAGTCCTCACTCGGTTGGGGAAGCCCCGTGCCACGCCGCGACCCGCAGCCGCCGGTCGCCGCATCCCTCACGCCGATGCCCTCGGCACGGCCCTGA
- a CDS encoding class I SAM-dependent methyltransferase: MTTHIPSVRSLLDYDAEAEAYDTTRGGVPRAEAAAAAVLELLPADAQTLLDIGCGTGIVTSRIRRPALRVLGADASHGMAAIAVRRGIPVTLADAARLPVRSQSLDAVSAVWLLHLLREPGLVPAVIAEAARVLRPGGVFLATVDKDSAHDVGSDIDAVFAAHLTPTPSDASGEVEAYAARAGLLAVGEALFTGHGQGRTPRGSAESLLAGRYASRIVPRGITAQELAARLELLPDQDVPRAEPTYRIRSFVRV; encoded by the coding sequence ATGACCACGCACATACCGTCCGTGAGATCCCTGCTCGACTACGACGCCGAGGCCGAGGCCTACGACACCACCCGCGGCGGCGTCCCGCGCGCCGAAGCCGCGGCCGCCGCCGTTCTCGAGCTGCTCCCCGCGGACGCGCAGACCCTCCTCGACATCGGCTGCGGCACCGGCATCGTCACCAGCCGGATCAGGCGCCCCGCCCTACGCGTCCTGGGCGCGGACGCCTCCCACGGCATGGCCGCGATAGCGGTGCGGCGCGGCATCCCGGTGACCCTCGCCGATGCGGCCCGGCTGCCGGTCCGGTCGCAGTCCCTGGACGCGGTCAGCGCGGTGTGGCTGCTGCACCTGCTGCGCGAGCCGGGACTGGTGCCGGCGGTGATCGCCGAGGCCGCCCGGGTGCTGCGGCCCGGCGGGGTCTTCCTCGCCACCGTGGACAAGGACTCGGCGCACGACGTCGGCAGCGACATCGACGCCGTCTTCGCCGCGCACCTGACCCCGACCCCCTCGGACGCCTCCGGGGAGGTCGAGGCCTACGCGGCCAGGGCGGGCCTGCTCGCGGTCGGCGAGGCGCTTTTCACCGGCCACGGCCAGGGCCGTACCCCGCGCGGCTCCGCCGAGTCCCTGCTCGCGGGCCGGTACGCCTCCCGGATCGTCCCGCGCGGCATCACCGCGCAGGAGCTGGCGGCCCGGCTGGAACTGCTGCCGGACCAGGACGTCCCGCGCGCGGAGCCGACGTACCGCATACGGAGCTTCGTACGCGTCTGA